The proteins below come from a single Echinimonas agarilytica genomic window:
- a CDS encoding sensor domain-containing diguanylate cyclase, whose translation MPLRDISNTQKSIATRLFQVILVSALLLISTFIGVLIQERYTQNQLKNFEDNWFPAATQANTLLQEINELSLLQHSSSDGNPVASDIYTAKITLIREHLNRLIQTAGSEQVLSSAEALKMLIDDYEYHTHKRIIEEHRIKSISSAIQILIDSIKVKAVHHVVETPTQESLSKLTRPRLWSDIRRIQFAYQNEANSAVKLAMLRAAHKLVHQYRTEDGPRLFGVDENGEPKLVMFFVHLIDLTIDSTISKLAHENSTKLISVEIHNHMLLMMKEYEKQQNEHFSVLQNAFEYSFYAITMMLSISVVVGLILYWIIHRTLISRLKRLIEYLYLDPNQHDQVKCRVQGDDELSLMARKLEQLRSYQVKITEQSVALKQLTELQKDLISISSESHFELDHDDILITLYAREGADSVSDILGLHINDATRLAIHPNSLSQAELFMALIAQRQPVVDLKLQIARDKFPMLGWCMLQAKPCFDENGDYNGYRGIIQDVNTRHELERRLEAEATTDFLTGINNRRAFLRQSKAYFSRMKRQNTAMCFAILDIDNFKRVNDTHGHDVGDVVIQHLANFLVEHFRASDLVARFGGEEFGVLLPDTAKDAAFNMLEQRRRQLEAESVTLGKQQTLKYTVSIGVSEVTPIETTLDDVFKRADRALYISKQSGRNQTTLFD comes from the coding sequence ATGCCACTGAGAGACATTAGCAACACCCAAAAGTCGATAGCCACACGATTATTCCAAGTGATTTTGGTTTCCGCCTTGTTGCTCATCAGTACTTTTATAGGTGTATTAATTCAGGAACGTTATACACAAAATCAGCTCAAAAACTTTGAAGACAACTGGTTTCCCGCCGCCACACAGGCAAATACACTGCTCCAAGAAATCAACGAACTTTCTCTTCTACAACACTCATCGTCCGATGGCAATCCAGTTGCCAGTGACATTTATACCGCCAAAATCACACTCATAAGAGAGCATCTCAACCGGTTAATTCAGACCGCAGGGTCTGAACAAGTGTTATCCAGTGCAGAAGCTCTCAAGATGTTGATTGACGATTACGAATATCATACCCATAAACGTATTATTGAAGAGCATCGCATCAAGTCTATTTCGAGTGCGATACAAATTTTGATAGATTCTATTAAAGTGAAAGCTGTTCACCACGTTGTAGAGACGCCAACGCAGGAATCTTTGAGCAAATTGACTAGACCTAGGCTTTGGTCAGACATCAGAAGAATACAATTTGCATATCAAAATGAGGCTAACAGCGCGGTAAAATTGGCGATGCTAAGAGCTGCTCACAAACTCGTCCATCAATATCGCACCGAAGACGGACCTCGGTTGTTTGGCGTTGATGAAAACGGAGAGCCGAAACTCGTCATGTTTTTCGTACACCTCATCGACCTAACTATCGATAGCACTATCAGCAAGTTAGCTCATGAAAATAGCACTAAATTGATTTCTGTAGAGATCCATAATCATATGTTGTTGATGATGAAGGAATACGAAAAGCAACAAAACGAACACTTTTCGGTGCTTCAGAATGCATTCGAATATTCGTTTTATGCCATCACGATGATGCTATCTATTTCGGTCGTGGTTGGGCTAATTTTGTATTGGATTATTCATCGCACACTCATTTCGCGATTGAAGCGGCTAATTGAATACCTCTATTTAGACCCAAACCAGCACGATCAGGTCAAATGTCGTGTTCAAGGAGATGACGAATTGAGTCTAATGGCGCGAAAACTTGAACAGCTAAGATCGTATCAAGTTAAAATTACTGAGCAATCAGTAGCACTCAAACAATTGACTGAATTACAAAAGGACCTCATTAGTATTTCCAGTGAGTCTCATTTTGAGCTAGACCACGATGATATACTCATCACTTTGTATGCCCGCGAAGGTGCTGACTCAGTAAGCGATATCTTAGGCCTTCACATAAATGATGCAACCCGACTCGCAATTCACCCTAACAGCCTAAGTCAGGCTGAACTATTTATGGCGCTTATCGCCCAGCGGCAACCGGTTGTTGATTTGAAACTGCAAATTGCTCGAGATAAGTTTCCTATGCTTGGCTGGTGTATGCTTCAGGCAAAGCCATGTTTTGACGAAAACGGCGACTATAACGGTTATCGCGGTATCATTCAGGACGTCAATACACGCCACGAATTAGAGCGCCGCCTTGAAGCCGAAGCCACAACAGACTTTTTGACGGGTATCAACAACCGGCGTGCGTTTCTTAGACAATCGAAGGCGTATTTTAGCCGCATGAAACGCCAAAACACTGCAATGTGCTTTGCAATTTTGGATATCGACAACTTTAAAAGAGTAAACGACACTCATGGCCATGATGTGGGTGATGTAGTGATACAACATTTGGCTAACTTTCTCGTAGAACACTTTAGAGCGTCTGATCTGGTTGCCCGTTTTGGCGGAGAGGAATTTGGGGTTCTACTGCCTGACACGGCCAAAGATGCTGCCTTCAATATGCTCGAACAAAGACGTCGCCAGCTCGAAGCGGAAAGTGTGACACTCGGCAAACAACAAACACTTAAATATACTGTAAGCATAGGCGTGAGCGAAGTCACTCCAATCGAAACAACGCTCGATGATGTATTTAAACGAGCAGACAGAGCGCTCTATATCAGCAAACAAAGCGGCAGAAATCAAACCACTCTGTTTGATTAA
- a CDS encoding site-specific integrase has protein sequence MAKKSGQARVPTLEAQRRLFDAIQEHRHPEKNTAIMRISFCLGLRVQEISLLQLKEVCKLAPFKVDQSRDFKLYEVMSLPAAYTKGANALKRSRSEYKRTKISFTVTEFERVVQQIEKLAKAGADINATDFHPDLVSHKGKSRDLPMVDESLRQALIDYIEVRLAKDPSALPSDPLFITQKGGSYSPNTLQEHMALMLRDWAGIEKATSHSGRRTLLTDIIQNQNEGLKVAQLVAGHVSPATTVIYSQPTEKAVSRALKNRSKE, from the coding sequence ATGGCTAAAAAATCAGGACAAGCTCGGGTTCCAACATTAGAAGCGCAGCGCCGTCTGTTCGATGCGATTCAAGAACACCGGCATCCTGAAAAAAATACCGCAATTATGCGGATATCGTTTTGCTTAGGTTTACGTGTACAAGAAATCTCGTTATTGCAGCTCAAGGAAGTCTGCAAACTTGCACCGTTTAAAGTCGACCAGAGCCGAGATTTTAAGTTGTATGAAGTGATGAGCTTACCTGCGGCCTACACCAAAGGCGCTAATGCGCTTAAACGCTCCCGTTCCGAATACAAGCGAACCAAAATCAGTTTTACCGTCACAGAGTTTGAACGCGTCGTTCAGCAAATCGAAAAGTTGGCCAAAGCTGGCGCAGACATTAACGCCACGGATTTCCATCCTGATTTAGTATCACACAAAGGCAAATCTCGAGACTTACCTATGGTGGATGAATCATTACGCCAAGCACTCATCGACTATATTGAAGTTAGATTGGCTAAAGATCCGTCGGCATTGCCATCTGATCCCTTATTTATCACACAAAAAGGTGGTAGTTACAGCCCCAATACTTTGCAAGAACACATGGCGTTAATGCTGCGTGATTGGGCGGGAATTGAGAAGGCAACATCTCACAGTGGTCGACGCACCCTACTCACCGACATCATTCAGAATCAGAACGAAGGGCTCAAAGTTGCGCAATTAGTGGCGGGACATGTGAGTCCTGCAACAACGGTCATTTATTCGCAGCCCACCGAAAAAGCTGTCAGCCGAGCACTAAAAAATAGAAGTAAGGAATAA
- a CDS encoding MFS transporter has translation MALTEKLKLSEKIGYGLGDAAFNFVWMTFIYFQIFFYTDVFGISAAAIGTMLLVTRVWDTVNDPIMGMLADRTNTRWGKFRPYLLFGAIPLGIAATLAFTTPNMSPENRLIYAYVTYFLVGMVYTALNIPYSSMMSVMTNDPKERASLSSWRFVGAYGAGILVLHFTFDLVERFGQGDQALGFQRTMALYGCVLAAMLMVTFATTKERIKPVNSGHKSFWKELKILISTGPFLVLFIVGIFSLSFVAMRNGITMHYFKYFLNDEASAKWFLVGGSICNLIGAGATNWLTRYWDKKNVYIVLAFINAIMMGSIYLIGANNLPLLYVIHFASSLLSGPTIPIVFAMYADIVDYQEANKGVRTSGLVFAGASFSQKMGWTVGGAATGFLLAFFGYEPNVEQSESAITGIQWMFTLVPGALAVFGALAMYWYRLDEKAMNDIQSALDVRKAEST, from the coding sequence ATGGCGCTGACTGAAAAGCTCAAACTCAGTGAAAAGATTGGCTATGGTTTGGGAGATGCTGCTTTTAACTTTGTTTGGATGACGTTTATCTACTTCCAAATATTCTTCTATACCGATGTGTTTGGGATCTCTGCCGCTGCCATTGGCACCATGTTATTAGTCACCCGAGTTTGGGATACGGTGAACGACCCGATTATGGGAATGCTTGCCGACAGAACCAATACTCGCTGGGGAAAGTTTCGCCCATATTTATTGTTTGGTGCCATTCCCTTGGGAATTGCGGCAACGCTTGCGTTTACTACGCCGAACATGAGCCCAGAGAACCGACTTATATACGCTTATGTCACGTACTTTTTAGTGGGCATGGTATACACCGCACTCAATATCCCCTATTCCTCTATGATGAGCGTGATGACCAACGACCCCAAGGAGCGCGCTTCGCTCTCATCTTGGCGTTTTGTGGGGGCTTATGGCGCAGGTATTTTAGTATTGCACTTCACATTTGATTTGGTTGAACGTTTTGGACAGGGCGATCAGGCGCTCGGGTTTCAACGCACAATGGCGTTGTATGGCTGTGTGTTAGCCGCGATGCTGATGGTCACATTTGCGACCACTAAAGAGCGCATTAAACCGGTGAATTCCGGTCACAAATCATTTTGGAAAGAACTTAAGATACTCATTTCTACCGGCCCATTTTTAGTGTTATTTATTGTGGGAATATTTTCATTGTCGTTTGTTGCGATGAGAAACGGCATCACCATGCACTACTTTAAGTACTTTTTAAACGATGAGGCTTCGGCAAAATGGTTTCTAGTAGGGGGTTCTATTTGTAATCTCATAGGTGCTGGAGCCACGAATTGGCTGACGCGTTATTGGGACAAGAAAAACGTGTACATCGTATTGGCATTTATTAATGCAATAATGATGGGTTCAATTTATCTAATTGGGGCGAACAACCTGCCACTGCTCTACGTGATTCACTTCGCAAGCTCTTTGTTGTCTGGCCCCACGATTCCTATAGTTTTCGCGATGTACGCAGACATTGTTGACTACCAAGAAGCGAATAAAGGTGTACGTACATCTGGACTAGTGTTTGCTGGTGCATCCTTCTCGCAGAAAATGGGGTGGACTGTGGGTGGTGCTGCAACCGGATTCTTACTCGCATTCTTCGGCTATGAGCCGAATGTTGAGCAATCAGAAAGTGCGATTACCGGTATTCAATGGATGTTCACCTTAGTTCCAGGTGCGTTAGCTGTGTTTGGTGCCCTTGCTATGTATTGGTATCGTCTGGATGAAAAAGCGATGAATGATATTCAATCAGCATTGGATGTGCGAAAAGCCGAATCAACTTAA
- a CDS encoding DPP IV N-terminal domain-containing protein codes for MNKLLFLVATFWVGNAFAMTPVLPIERIYSDPALVGKSPRQLSVSPDGSRVTYLQGKTEDYEHYDLWEYNIAANQRRLLVDSATLIKGEESLSDEEKARRERQRIYGKGIMEYFWSNDGKSLLFPLNGDIYYYNLERGEASQLTKTDAFETDIRFSPKGNYVSYIRNQNIYIYHLKSGREEALTTDGGGLIKNGMAEFVAQEEMDRMTGYWWAPDESKIAFTQVDESAVEEIIRNEIYAEEIKLVSQRYPSTGTANARIKLAVMDISSQHIDWVDLGNNHDIYLPRVDWFENSIEVSYQWQSRDQKTLKLYAFNTITKAQRLILQEDSNTWINLHHDLTFLEHQPDFVWASERDGFKHLYLYSNKGTLKQQLTHGQWVIDQVEKVDEASKLVYFTGRKDSVLERHLYAVHLETNIISKISKRPGFHSINFAKKGRIYVDDFSSTSVLPQVSVHHQDGQRIAWLEQNDVNESHPYYPFQKHYIGPEFGQLKAKDGQALHYALYNNPNVAADQAKPAIVLVYGGPHAQMVKNSFARDQFFIQHLVSKGYVVFRLDNRGSYGRGVAFESPIYKQLGDVEVEDQIAGAKFLQTLPFVDSSRIGVFGHSYGGYLAQMLMYKAGDYFSAGVSGAPVTDWLLYDTHYTERYLGHPKSNAIGYRNSSVFPYLKSLEKPLMIYHGMADDNVLFTHATKVFKALQDEMKPFEIMTYPGSKHSIRGKNTRIHLDNTVLHFFDRHFAMTPLSN; via the coding sequence ATGAATAAGCTCCTCTTTTTAGTCGCTACATTTTGGGTCGGGAATGCCTTTGCTATGACGCCTGTATTGCCCATCGAACGTATCTACTCCGACCCCGCGCTCGTGGGCAAGAGTCCTCGTCAATTGAGTGTGTCTCCTGATGGTTCACGAGTGACGTATTTACAAGGAAAGACCGAAGATTACGAACACTATGATTTGTGGGAATACAATATTGCCGCTAACCAAAGGCGTCTGCTAGTCGATTCAGCAACACTAATTAAAGGCGAGGAATCCCTTTCTGACGAAGAAAAAGCGCGCCGCGAACGTCAGCGTATTTATGGCAAAGGGATCATGGAGTACTTTTGGTCTAATGATGGAAAGTCGCTTTTATTCCCGTTAAACGGCGATATTTACTATTACAACCTTGAGCGAGGCGAAGCATCTCAGCTGACCAAGACCGATGCTTTTGAAACTGATATACGGTTTAGTCCGAAAGGCAACTACGTATCCTACATTCGCAACCAAAATATCTATATTTACCATCTAAAATCTGGTCGTGAAGAGGCCTTAACGACAGATGGCGGTGGGCTGATTAAAAACGGCATGGCCGAGTTTGTCGCCCAAGAAGAAATGGACCGAATGACCGGATATTGGTGGGCGCCTGACGAATCTAAAATTGCCTTTACGCAAGTCGATGAAAGCGCAGTAGAAGAAATTATTCGAAACGAAATATACGCTGAAGAAATCAAGCTGGTGTCGCAACGATACCCATCAACGGGTACCGCGAATGCACGCATAAAGCTAGCTGTCATGGACATCTCTAGTCAACACATTGATTGGGTCGACTTAGGCAACAATCACGATATTTACTTGCCAAGAGTTGACTGGTTCGAAAATTCAATTGAGGTCTCTTATCAATGGCAAAGTCGCGATCAGAAAACACTCAAGTTATATGCATTTAATACGATTACGAAGGCACAACGCCTGATATTGCAAGAAGACTCAAATACTTGGATTAACCTGCATCATGATTTAACTTTTTTAGAACACCAACCTGATTTTGTTTGGGCATCGGAGCGTGATGGATTTAAACACCTTTATTTGTACAGTAATAAAGGGACTCTGAAGCAGCAGCTTACTCATGGGCAATGGGTGATTGATCAGGTCGAGAAAGTTGATGAAGCATCGAAGCTTGTGTACTTCACTGGCCGTAAGGATAGCGTGTTAGAACGACATTTGTATGCGGTTCACTTAGAAACTAACATCATCTCTAAAATCAGTAAACGGCCCGGTTTTCACAGCATTAACTTCGCCAAAAAAGGCCGTATTTATGTGGATGATTTTTCATCGACGAGTGTACTGCCGCAAGTGAGTGTGCATCACCAAGATGGTCAGCGTATTGCTTGGTTAGAACAAAATGACGTGAATGAAAGCCATCCTTATTATCCATTTCAAAAGCATTATATTGGGCCTGAATTTGGTCAGCTCAAAGCCAAAGATGGCCAAGCGCTGCACTATGCGTTATACAACAATCCAAATGTTGCGGCTGACCAAGCTAAGCCCGCAATTGTGTTGGTTTATGGAGGCCCTCATGCGCAAATGGTGAAAAATAGCTTTGCGCGCGACCAATTCTTTATTCAGCACTTGGTGAGCAAAGGTTACGTTGTATTTCGACTCGATAATCGTGGCTCATACGGTAGGGGAGTTGCGTTTGAATCTCCCATTTACAAGCAACTTGGAGACGTTGAAGTTGAGGATCAAATCGCGGGTGCTAAGTTCTTACAAACATTGCCGTTTGTGGATTCATCTCGCATCGGTGTATTTGGTCATAGCTACGGTGGTTACTTAGCTCAAATGCTCATGTACAAAGCTGGCGATTATTTCTCAGCGGGGGTGAGCGGAGCCCCGGTCACCGACTGGCTTCTATACGATACTCATTACACAGAACGTTACTTAGGCCACCCCAAATCGAACGCTATCGGGTACCGAAATTCGTCGGTATTTCCCTACCTAAAATCTCTCGAAAAGCCTTTGATGATTTATCACGGCATGGCGGATGACAATGTTTTGTTTACCCACGCAACGAAGGTATTCAAAGCATTACAAGATGAAATGAAACCCTTTGAAATCATGACATACCCGGGCAGCAAGCATTCTATTCGCGGAAAAAATACGCGGATACATTTGGACAATACAGTGCTTCACTTTTTTGATCGCCATTTTGCGATGACGCCGCTTAGCAATTAA
- a CDS encoding YajQ family cyclic di-GMP-binding protein, whose product MPSFDIVSEVDEVEVNNSVANASRELETRFDFRNVEASFNYKDLVVTMKTESDFQLRQMEDILRKNLAKRHVDPNAISLGSIDHTGKTYSQPVTFKQGLEQPYAKKLVKQIKESKFKVQASIQGDKLRVTGKKRDDLQQVIAFFRSEETEQPLQYENFRD is encoded by the coding sequence ATGCCATCGTTTGACATCGTTTCAGAAGTAGATGAAGTAGAAGTAAATAACTCAGTTGCTAACGCCTCTCGAGAACTAGAAACTCGATTTGATTTTAGGAACGTTGAAGCGTCGTTTAACTACAAAGATCTCGTAGTGACAATGAAGACCGAATCAGACTTTCAGTTACGCCAAATGGAAGATATCCTTAGAAAGAACCTCGCCAAACGGCACGTCGATCCGAATGCTATTTCACTTGGCAGTATTGACCATACTGGAAAAACTTACTCACAGCCGGTCACATTTAAGCAAGGACTAGAACAGCCTTACGCTAAAAAGCTAGTGAAACAAATTAAAGAAAGTAAGTTCAAAGTTCAGGCCAGTATTCAAGGCGACAAGCTTCGGGTAACGGGAAAAAAACGTGATGATTTACAACAGGTCATCGCTTTTTTCAGGAGCGAAGAAACAGAGCAACCGCTACAGTACGAAAATTTTCGCGATTAA
- the ccoN gene encoding cytochrome-c oxidase, cbb3-type subunit I translates to MSETQSANVDYDYNVVRQFSVMTVIWGIVGMAVGVFIAAQLYWPALNFDTPWLTFSRLRPLHTNAVIFAFGGCALFATSYYVVQRTCQTRLFGGWLIPFTFWGWQLVILAAAITLPMGLTSSKEYAELEWPIDILITLVWVSYAIVFFGTIVKRKTSHIYVANWFYGAFIITVAVLHIVNSAAIPVSLWKSYSIYPGAVDAMVQWWYGHNAVGFFLTAGFLGMMYYFVPKQAGRPVYSYRLSIVHFWALVSIYIWAGPHHLHYTALPDWTQSLGMVMSVILFVPSWGGMINGIMTLSGAWHKLRHDPILRFLIVSLSFYGMSTFEGPMMAIKTVNALSHYTDWTVGHVHSGALGWVAMVSIGAIYHLIPVLFGHKRMYSVSLINTHFWLATIGVVLYIVAMWIAGVMQGLMWSAVNADGTLTYSFVEALEATKPYYLVRFIGGLFFLGGMLLMAYNMFKTIAAPKGSLDDVPEESEMTAQPA, encoded by the coding sequence ATGAGTGAGACACAGTCAGCAAACGTTGACTATGACTACAATGTTGTCCGTCAGTTTTCGGTAATGACCGTAATCTGGGGCATTGTAGGCATGGCAGTCGGCGTATTTATTGCAGCGCAATTATATTGGCCGGCATTAAATTTTGACACCCCTTGGTTGACGTTCAGTCGACTCCGACCACTTCACACCAATGCAGTTATTTTTGCGTTTGGTGGATGTGCCCTTTTTGCAACCTCCTACTATGTGGTTCAACGCACTTGTCAAACACGTTTGTTTGGTGGTTGGTTGATACCTTTCACATTTTGGGGTTGGCAGTTAGTCATTTTGGCAGCCGCCATTACTCTTCCGATGGGTCTAACGTCATCGAAAGAATATGCCGAGCTTGAGTGGCCAATTGATATTTTAATCACCCTTGTTTGGGTTTCTTACGCGATTGTGTTCTTTGGCACGATTGTGAAGCGTAAAACGTCTCACATTTATGTGGCTAACTGGTTCTACGGTGCATTTATCATCACAGTTGCTGTGTTACACATAGTGAACTCTGCTGCTATACCTGTATCGCTTTGGAAGTCCTACTCCATTTATCCCGGGGCGGTTGATGCCATGGTTCAGTGGTGGTACGGACACAATGCTGTAGGTTTCTTCTTAACTGCTGGTTTCTTGGGCATGATGTACTACTTCGTGCCTAAACAAGCGGGTCGCCCTGTTTACTCCTATCGTTTGTCTATCGTTCACTTTTGGGCGTTGGTGTCGATTTATATTTGGGCAGGTCCACACCATTTACATTACACCGCCCTACCAGACTGGACTCAGTCACTCGGTATGGTGATGTCAGTGATCTTGTTCGTACCTTCTTGGGGCGGCATGATTAACGGTATTATGACCTTGTCAGGCGCGTGGCATAAACTTCGCCACGACCCAATTTTGCGTTTCTTGATTGTTTCTCTGTCGTTCTACGGCATGTCGACCTTCGAAGGTCCGATGATGGCAATCAAGACCGTCAATGCACTGTCGCATTACACAGACTGGACAGTTGGACACGTTCACTCAGGCGCATTAGGCTGGGTTGCAATGGTTTCAATCGGTGCTATTTACCACCTCATTCCAGTGTTGTTTGGTCACAAGCGCATGTATAGCGTATCGCTCATCAATACGCATTTCTGGCTGGCAACAATTGGTGTTGTGTTATACATCGTGGCGATGTGGATCGCGGGTGTGATGCAAGGCTTGATGTGGAGTGCGGTAAATGCCGACGGCACATTAACTTACTCCTTTGTTGAAGCGTTAGAAGCAACTAAACCTTATTATTTAGTTCGCTTTATTGGTGGCTTGTTCTTCTTAGGTGGAATGCTGCTGATGGCTTACAACATGTTCAAAACCATCGCTGCGCCTAAAGGTAGCTTGGACGATGTTCCTGAAGAGTCAGAAATGACTGCTCAACCGGCGTAA
- the ccoO gene encoding cytochrome-c oxidase, cbb3-type subunit II — MKLSHEFLEKNVGILAIFIVIAISWGGLAQITPLLYSDEVMEPVEGLVPYTALQMEGRDIYIREGCNNCHSQMIRPFRAETERYGHYSVAGESVWEHPFLWGSKRTGPDLARVGGRYSDEWHRVHLIDPRAVVPESNMPGFPWLAENTLDGELTQKKLALFRDRFGVPYTDEDIATAEEAVAGKTEMEALIAYLQSLGTALK; from the coding sequence ATGAAATTGAGCCATGAATTTCTAGAAAAGAATGTAGGCATTTTGGCAATCTTTATTGTGATTGCTATCTCTTGGGGTGGCCTAGCGCAGATCACCCCACTGCTCTACAGCGATGAGGTAATGGAGCCTGTTGAAGGCTTAGTGCCTTACACTGCGTTGCAAATGGAAGGACGCGACATTTATATCCGTGAAGGTTGTAATAACTGTCACAGTCAAATGATTCGCCCATTCCGTGCAGAAACAGAACGCTACGGCCACTACTCGGTAGCCGGTGAAAGTGTTTGGGAACACCCGTTTTTGTGGGGTTCAAAACGTACTGGCCCTGATCTAGCCCGCGTTGGCGGACGTTATAGTGATGAATGGCACCGTGTACATTTGATCGACCCTCGTGCGGTTGTGCCAGAATCCAACATGCCAGGTTTCCCTTGGCTTGCGGAAAACACGCTCGATGGCGAGTTAACGCAGAAGAAACTTGCATTGTTCCGTGATCGTTTCGGTGTGCCATACACTGACGAAGACATTGCTACTGCTGAAGAAGCTGTTGCTGGCAAGACTGAAATGGAAGCTCTGATTGCTTATTTACAGTCTCTAGGCACAGCCCTTAAGTAA
- a CDS encoding cbb3-type cytochrome oxidase subunit 3 — MSYGDFQGVITLVLMAIFIGIVLWAYSNRRKKAFDEAANLVFADEQDKQHKHKREPAQHE; from the coding sequence ATGAGTTACGGTGATTTTCAAGGCGTAATTACACTGGTGTTAATGGCAATTTTCATTGGCATCGTTTTGTGGGCCTACAGCAACAGACGCAAAAAAGCGTTTGATGAGGCCGCGAATTTAGTATTCGCCGACGAACAGGATAAACAACACAAACACAAGCGGGAGCCAGCCCAGCATGAATAG
- the ccoP gene encoding cytochrome-c oxidase, cbb3-type subunit III, with translation MNSFWSVAVTLITIGSIAAFTFLLYWCSKDKMGKEEGESMGHSFDGIEELNNGLPKWWTYMFYMTIVFALGYLVLYPGLGNYEGVLGWKSANKNVQSIAESKAAAAAEVGIVQYDVEVRAADAKYAPIFEAFADIPVEELAYNEDAVKIGRRLFLQNCSQCHGSDAGGTTGFPNLTDDKWLWGGTPEDIKHTLLEGRVAAMPAWEETLGDDGVKAVIEYVLSLSGRRGLDVKLVEQGKQKFVLCAACHGPDGTGNKVFGAPDLTDQTWLYGGSRRAIEDTIRNGRAGVMPAWKERLGEDKVHVLTSYIYRLSHPNQ, from the coding sequence ATGAATAGTTTCTGGAGCGTCGCAGTTACGCTGATTACAATTGGAAGTATCGCAGCATTCACATTTCTGCTGTATTGGTGCTCAAAAGATAAAATGGGCAAAGAAGAAGGCGAATCAATGGGTCATTCATTTGACGGCATTGAAGAGCTAAACAATGGTCTACCAAAATGGTGGACATACATGTTCTACATGACCATTGTCTTCGCCTTGGGCTATTTGGTTCTGTATCCAGGATTAGGTAATTATGAAGGCGTTTTAGGCTGGAAATCAGCCAATAAAAACGTTCAATCGATTGCTGAATCTAAAGCAGCTGCTGCCGCAGAAGTGGGTATCGTTCAATACGATGTTGAAGTTCGCGCAGCAGATGCTAAATATGCGCCTATATTTGAAGCTTTTGCAGATATCCCCGTTGAGGAACTTGCTTACAACGAAGACGCTGTAAAAATTGGTCGTCGTTTATTTTTGCAAAACTGTTCTCAATGTCATGGTTCTGATGCCGGTGGTACAACAGGCTTCCCTAACTTGACTGATGACAAATGGCTTTGGGGTGGAACGCCTGAAGACATTAAGCACACGTTGCTTGAAGGTCGTGTTGCTGCCATGCCTGCTTGGGAAGAAACATTGGGAGACGACGGTGTTAAAGCTGTTATCGAATATGTATTATCTCTTTCAGGCCGTCGTGGTTTGGACGTGAAGCTAGTTGAGCAAGGCAAGCAAAAGTTTGTGTTGTGTGCCGCTTGCCATGGTCCTGACGGTACTGGCAACAAAGTGTTCGGTGCTCCAGATTTGACTGACCAGACCTGGTTGTATGGTGGTTCGCGTCGAGCGATTGAAGACACCATCCGCAATGGTCGCGCTGGCGTCATGCCTGCATGGAAAGAGCGTTTAGGTGAAGATAAAGTACACGTTTTAACGTCGTACATTTATCGTTTGTCTCACCCGAATCAGTAA
- a CDS encoding FixH family protein — MTRRWYKQFWPWFLIFLPMCAVVASFTTLYIAIGAQQDMVVDDYYKKGKAINFQKDKQNAAMALKLSVDLALQPDAVAIDFVTGASSLDGSALEVNFYHTTLASKDFTVLAVKDARGQYKAPLTQEITGKWRVTIEPYDAQWRLRKTLKLPLEQTIHIDPLSH, encoded by the coding sequence GTGACTCGTCGTTGGTATAAGCAGTTTTGGCCTTGGTTTCTTATCTTCTTACCTATGTGCGCAGTGGTAGCGAGTTTTACAACGTTATATATTGCCATTGGCGCGCAGCAAGACATGGTGGTGGATGATTACTATAAGAAAGGTAAGGCGATTAACTTCCAAAAAGACAAACAGAATGCCGCAATGGCGCTTAAGTTGTCGGTGGATTTAGCACTGCAACCTGATGCCGTTGCAATCGATTTTGTCACGGGTGCGTCTAGCTTAGACGGCAGTGCACTCGAGGTGAACTTCTATCACACGACACTGGCCTCCAAAGATTTTACAGTGTTGGCTGTAAAGGATGCTCGGGGACAATACAAAGCTCCACTGACACAAGAAATTACAGGTAAATGGCGTGTCACTATTGAACCGTATGACGCTCAATGGCGTTTGAGAAAGACGCTTAAACTTCCTTTAGAACAAACGATTCATATCGATCCACTTAGCCACTAA